The region CCACCAGACATAATATATTCAGCAGACATTAACCATTCTTCTATGGTTGCAGAAAGTCCTCTTTTAAGTAAAACAGGTTTATTAATACAACCCAATTCTCTCAATAAATTAAAATTCTGCATATTTCTTGCACCAACCTGAAGAATATCAACATATTTCAAGAAAAGAGGAATCTGAGAAATCTCCATTATCTCAGAGGTGACAATTAGGTTATACTTATCAGCTACATATTTGAGGATTTTTAAGCCTTCTTCGCCCAACCCTTGAAAGCTATATGGTGAAGTTCTAGGCTTAAATGCACCACCTCTTAATATACGAATCCCTATACGGTTTAACTCAGCCGCAATTTTCTCCATCTGATCCAGTGATTCAACAGTGCAAGGTCCTGCAATTACAGTCAATTGGTCTCCACCTATCTCAACATCATTAATTTTTATGACCGTATTTTCTTTTTTAAAAGCCCGACTTGCAAGTTTGTGACTCGAAGTAATTTTTACAACTTCCTGAACACCCTCTAAAAGCTCAAGATTTCTAATATCAATAGTTTTACCACCAACAGCACCAATTACCGTATTAATCTCACCTTTTGACACATGAGCCTCAAAACCTTTGCCTTTTATTAGATCTATTACTTTATTAATTTGCTCTTCATTAGCCTGTGGTTGCATTACAATTAACATTGTTATAAATTTCACCTCTTGATTTATCAGACAGTCGTATATTAATTATGCAATAAACCCCTGCACAAATACAGGGGTTTTAAAGATTTATTCCAAGATTTATTGTAATAATTTTAAAGCTTCTTCAAGAAGTTGCTTATTAGTACTGATTAATTTATTTGTCATCTCCAGCTGAAACTTTGCCTGTTGCAAAAATGCTATATTAGCCCTGAAATCAGTATTTGACATCTCGATTAGACCACTTCTGACTTCAGCTTTACCCAGAACAGGCTTACCTGAATCATTATTTTCAGCATAGTATCCTTCTTTTACCTGAGTTAAAGCTGCCGGATTATGGAAATTTAAAACAGCAACTTTATATAAAGGGACTTTAACTTTACCTTTATCAGCTTTCCCGTAAAGCACTCCATCTTCTTTTATTTCATATTCATCATATTTACCAAGATATTTACCGTTACTGGGGTCAATCCATAGCTTTATATCAGTAGTAGCTACCATAGCAGGTCCACCTTTTACACCTGTTTCTGTATGAGGATCAGAAACCTGTGGAACAGGACTGGCCATAATTTCCCCGTTATCATTTAAGATATATCCCTGAACGTTATATCCTTCTTTACTTTTATAAACTCCTTCTCCATCAAAGGTAAACTCACCTAAACGAGTATAAACCATCTTTCCATCAGGTCTCTTTGTAGCAAAAAACCCATTACCTTCAAGAAAAAGGTTCGAAGGTGCTGTACCTGGGAAAGATTTACCCTGATCAGTTTTAACCGTTAGTTCATCTAACTCGACACCATCAAGACAGGTTTTAAAATTTCCCATATTTTCTCTATATCCTGGTGTATAAATATTAGTCATATTCTGAATGATAACATTCATCCAATCCATAGTGGTTTTTTGTGTATTAATCGACGTTATAAAGGAATCATTCATGATTAACTCCTTTCCTGTTCTTGTTGGTTATGCTTTTTATTTCTGTCTCTATAAACAATTTCCTTATAAGGAATGCCTTCTGAGTCCAGCCTGTTTCTAAGATGGGGGACACTATTTTTTAATATATACTCCATTGCTATATTGCTGGACATAAACTCAGCACTGAGTTTTCCTTCATTATTTATCCTTAATATTATTGAAGAGTTACCTTCAAAATCAAGTCTTACAGGCTTTTGGGATTTATAAGCATACTCAATTAAATCAGCCAAGCCTTTTGAAATGTTCAAACTTTGATATGAAACCTGACCGGAAGCATCAGGAATTGCTAAATTTGCTTGCAAATTCTGATTATTTAGTGAATTAATAACAGCATTAGGATTATCTATAAGCTGTTTTAAAAAAGCAATATCATTATTATCCAGTGAATCCCGGCTAATTCTAAACCTATCGTCATTACCTAATAAATCATGAGAATGAATTAATAATCTTATATCTTTTATATCTCTACTCTTAAATGGAATTTGATCTTTAAGAGCTAAGTATTTAAGACTTTTCAGTAAATTGGAATCAATTTGACCAGGAGAAATATTAGATTGATATAATTTTGCCTCTGCTTCACTCATCTGCATTAATTGAGCAAATGAATTAGCTTCAGGCAATTCAAGTTCAAATGCAAAGGTGTTAACTCCATTTACCCTATTAGAAAGATTATCAATGTTAGCAAATTCATTATTTATAATATCAAAATTCATTAAAATCTGACTTTCCTTCAAGAATTTTCTCTAACTCTTCCAATTCTTCCTGCTTAATTTCCTGACTTTTCGCAAAATGCTTTAATCCTGCAACTTCATCAAGCCGTCTCATTTCTGCTTTATTCTCTTCATCTTTATATTGTTCATATGCCTTTTCTTTATGCTTTTCAAGAACTTTAACTGCTTTTTCCAGTTCTACCAGCTTTTCTCTTTCTTCTTGCAGCTTCTGAATGGCTAATGTCTTTTGATATTCAAGTTGATCTATAATATCATTAATATGTTTTATATATACATCATAACTTTCCATCAACACATGGGCTGCCATTCGCATATTCTGCCTAAGTTCAAGAACAGTTTGTTTATTATTATCAATCTCATTCTGTATTCTATGAACTTCTTGTTCGGCTTTTTTAACTACCTCAATTTGTTCATCTTTTTTCTGAATTCTATAATTTAATATTTTCTGTAGTCTGTATACAAAAGGCATAATTCCATCTTACATACTTGTACTCTACTCATTTTGCATGAATTTTTACCTCATTAGTACATCTATAAGTATGAGATAACTAAATAACCAAATGTAGATATTAAAATTTTACTGATATTTTAGAAAATGTCCACTTGCCGCATCATACTTTTTAAAGTGTCAATGGTATGATCCATATTTACAGTATCTTTTACAGACTGTCGCAAAAACTTATTAATTTCAGGCATCATATCAATAGCCAAATCTAGTCTGGGATTCGAACCTCTTTGATACATACCAACATCAATTAAATCTTTGTTTTCTCTATAAAGAGCTAATATAGTACGCATTTTAGCAGCCGCATCCTGGTGTTCCTGATCTGTAACCTCTGGAAATAACCTACTTATACTTCCAAGGACATCAATAGCAGGATAATGGTTCATTTCTGCAACTTTTCTTGATAAAAAGACGTGACCGTCTACAATTCCTCTTACTGTATCTACAACAGGGTCATTTATATCCTCCCCTTCCATAAGCACAGTATATAAAGCTGTTATGGAACCCTTGGGACTTGTCCCTGTTCTTTCTAAAACTCTTTGCAACCAGGAAAATATTGATGGAGGATAACCTTTCATAGTAGGAGGCTAACCAATTGAAAGACCTACTTCNNNNNNNNNNNNNAAATACTCACAAATAGCCGTCGCTGTTTGTAAAGCTTTCATCCTGATCAAAGGAGGCTGATCTCCGGTGGAACATACTAATACTGACTTAGCCATGCCCGCTGGGCCAAGGCTATTTTCAATAAATTCTTTAACCTCTCTGCCACGTTCTCCAATAAGAGCCATTACGTTAACATCAGCTTCACTATTTCTGGCAATCATGCCAAGCATCGTACTTTTACCTACACCACTACCGGCAAATAATCCCATACGCTGGCCTGCACCAAATGTCAATATGGAATCAATAGCCCTTACTCCGGTGGAAAATTTATTCTTAATAATAGGACGATTAAATGCATCAGGAGGATTTCCTTCAACTGAAATAAACTTGGCATTAGTTGTATCCAAAGGCTGGCCATCCAACGGTTCACCTAGGGGACTTATTAATCTGCCTAATAAAAAATCACCAANNNNNNNNNNNNNNNNNNNNNNNNNNNNTGTAACCCAGCTTCCCTGACTTATTCCAGAACCATCATACAAAAGAAGCATTTGAGCAACTTCACCTTTAAAAGCCACGACTTCTGCCGCCTTAGGTACACCATTAGGAGTTTCAATAAAACATAAATCACCTATTCTTAATCCTGGAAGCTTTGCTTCAACAGTTAATCCAAGTAATTTTGATACTGTACCTTTATATTTAAAGAGTTCAGTATTGTTTAATATATTCAGAGTTTTGTCTTTAATAAACTCTACAGTATTTTCTTTGTCCTGCTGAAGCATAGAAAACCCCGATTAGTGTTTTAACCAAATGCATAATCACCACTATATTCATTTTCACCGATTGTATCAACAGATTCCACTCTAATATCAGGTATTAATTCACTGTATGATATAACTACTACTGTTGGTATGTGTCTTTCAAGCAGTTGGTAAAGTGGAAGCCTTATTCTCGGTGAACACAGAATAACAGGTTGTCTGCCAATACTCTGATGGGCACGCATTAGCGTTGAAGCAGAAATCTCTATTAATTCTTGAATTTGAAGAGGATTTAATAAGAACATAGTGCCAAGTTCTGTTCTCTGACAAGAATCATCCAGTGTTCTTTCCCACTCAGAAGACAAAGTTATAGTATATAGAATTTTATCTTCTGTGGTATGACTTAAACAAATTTGTCTGCCAAGCGCAGCACGCAATCTTTCTGATAAAATATCAGGTTCTTTGGAAAATCTTGCAAAATCACACAATCTCTCAAATATAAAAATGATATCTTTAATAGAAACTTTCTCTCTAATAAGATTAACAAATATTTTACGCAGATCACTAGTTGAAATTATAGCTGGGACAAGATCATTAACTAGAGTAGGATCCTGACTCTTAACTAATTCCATTAATTTTAACACGTCAGTCTTAGTCATTACTTCATCAACATACTTACGCACAGAATCTTGTAAGTGTGTAACCACAACATCTGTTGGATCTGCAGTAGTTACAGCATTTTCTTCAAGTTGATCAGGTCTAAGCCAATAAGCTTGAGTTTGATAAGTAGGTTCAACAGCAATGATAACATCATCTGGTAATGGATATCCCATAGAATCCCATTGATCAGCCAAGACCATAAATCTATCAGGATAGACAAAACCTGTAGCAACAGGATTATTACGTATAGAAATCAAGTATTCAGTTTGTTCTAAAGCACTGCTATCCATAATTCTGATGTTAGGAATAATATAACCATATTCATCCGTCATTCTCTGACGTAATGCAGCTATTTTAGCTAAAAGTTGTCCTTCCTGCTCTGGATCTGCAATTTTTATTAATCCTGCACCAACCTGTAAGCTTAAAATATCAACTCCAAGTCTTTCATACATTCTATTAGGATTAACAAGGTCCTGCATATTTTGTTTTACATTTTCCAATTGACCCATTTGCTGTTGAACATCATGAGAAATAAATACCATAAATCCAGCTACAATGAGTCCTATGGTAAACGCACCAAAGAAATACCAAGGAAGTCCTGTTATGCTGCTTGTTACTGTGATCAAAAATAGGAAAGCCGCTGAAAATATTAAGCTATAAGGTTTGCTCATAATCTGAGCAGATAAATCTCTGGCCAAACTGGTGCTTGTAGAGGTAGACCTTGTCATAACAATACCACTAGCTAATGCCATTAATAGTGAGGGTAGCTGTGCTGCAAGACCATCACCCACTGTTAACTTAGTAAAGGTAGTAACAGCATCTTCAAGTGGCATCCCCATCATTAATATTCCGACAATCAAGCCACCGACAATATTAATTATAGTAATTATAATACCGGCAATGGTATCCCCTTTTACAAACTTCATAGCACCATCCATGGAGCCATATAAACTGGATTCTCTTTGGAGATCATCACGTTTTCTTACTGCTTCTTCAGGGGAAATAAGTCCCGAGTTAAAGTCAGCATCAATAGCCATCTGTTTACCAGGCATAGCATCAAGAGCAAATCTTGCAGCTACTTCAGCAATACGTTCTGAACCTTTTGTGATTACCATAAACTGTACTACAGTAATAATTAAAAAGATTACAAAACCAACTACCATATTACCACCGGTAACAAAGTTACCGAATGATTCGATAACTTTTCCTCCATCAGCTTCTGACAAAATCAAACGGGTAGCGGCAATACTAAGCACAAGCCTAAACATTGTACCTATCAGGATTATTGACGGAAAAGCGGATAACTCAAGTGGCTTTTGCACATACAAGGCAATCATCAGCAAAATAACACCAATGGTTATATTTAAACTTATTGCGAAATCAATAAACCACTGAGGCACCTTGATTATAAGGATAACAACCAGAGCAAGTATAAATAACCCAAGGGCTATTTCACTCACTGCCGGCATTGGTGTTTGGGGTCTTGCCAAAACTTTTCTCCTTATAGTCCAGCTTCAAAAGCCTTTTTAAGTATTTCCAATTGAGTCGAAAACTTTGCATCAACCATACCATTATTGGTTTCAACTATGCAACTTCCAGCCTCAACCTCATCATCATCAATTACCACTATTTTAGTACTTTTATTTCCATAAGGAAACATTTTAGGCATATTTTCCTTAACTATTTGTGCGTCAATAGGATTTATCTTAATAATGATATTAGATTCATCCTTTCCAACTCCTTTTAAAGTTTCTGAAACAATATTTAATACTATTGTTTCATCACATGCCACCTCAGTTTTAATGATTTTTTCAGCTACTTTTATAGCTATAAAAGCAATATCAGAAGATACTTCTTCTAAAGCTCTTTCTTTTGCATTCAAGAAATCTGCTATTGAGAGGCCAAATTTTCTCAACTCTTCTTTAGCCTGAGCAAGTCCATACTCAAAACCTTCTTTAGCTGCACGTTCTTTAATAAGATTAGCTTCCTCATGCGCTCTTGATATTAAATTTCTATCATCAATGCGTCTATATCCTCTTCTTCTATCCCCTCTACGTCTTTCCTGACGCTCCTGGATAGTAAAAGAGTGCTCCCTTTGACTATTTTTAGGCAAATTCTGCTCATTATTAGTCGAATCATCGCCTTGATTATTACCTTTTTTACCTTTTTTAATTATCATTTTTATACCAGGTTTACTTAAATAATTATATTAAAGATTTTTATGCAGGAAGTTTGGATTTAATGTAATTGGTAATTATACTAGAAACTTGCGAAGAAAACTCAACAGGGATATATGCTGTAGGAATATCTACCAGACAATAATCAACATAATCTTTGATTTTCTTTCTCTCAAATTGCACTACCTTTTTAATCTCCAGCTCCGTAAACTGCTCTTTTAGGCTCATAATATTGTTAGATTGAGAATATATATGTCTTTTTATTGAAGACATATTACGTTTGAAATCCTTTAAAAATTGATCAATAAGCGCAGGATCTACTTTACTTTCAAGATCCGGTATTTGCATAAACATTTTTATTTGCTCAGCTTCTTGTGAACCAAGAGCTGATAAAATCTTGTCTTTCTTAGTATCTGACAAGGTTTTTAATAATAAAGCAATAGATGCATATTTAATGGTTTTCTTTTCTTCATCTACAGACATTTGAGGATTATTTTGCTCACTTTGTGCCATTTGATCTATGTTTGAATGAGCCATAACCCCCGTTAAATCTTGCTCATTAATCTTACCGGATTTAATAAGCTCTCTTAAACTCTTTTCATAACTTGCTGCCACTTCCTGCTCAACCATGGATATAGCTTGATCTTGAGGAATACCTGCTGATTGAGTATTTTTGGCTTTCTCAAATATAGCAAATGCAACATCTTGTAATATTTGATCCCAACAATCCTGCGGAACTCCAGCACGTATAGCATCTATACTTTTATGAAAAGTCCATTCGCCAATAAATTGAACTATTATACTAGCTTGATTAGCATCAAAATTAATATTAGGATCCTGATTAAGAGCATTACCAGCTAAAATGCAAAATTGGTAAACCTTGTTTACCACATATTGCTTTTGTTCATCAGTTAAGTCTTGAGGAATAACTTGCTGGGCTTGCTGTGCTAAGCTTTGCCCAAATTCCTGCGGATTGAAATTTGATATTGTCATACACTATCTCCCCTTATTCACTACTTTCAATCCAGGTCTTTAATGTTTTTGCAAGTTCTTTTTCGTCCGATGTTTCTACGATATTACCTTTAATATCTGTAAGGGTTTCTTGCAGCGTAGATATTGCAGGTTGAGGTTGATTTACAGTAATAGAGTTCTGTAATTGCTGATGCATGTCTTGTAATTGAGCAGCTCTATTATTAGCTTCTTTAAGCATATTTTCCTGAGCAGCAGTTCTTTGGATTAGATGATCAATTTCCTCTTGTTGCTTAAGCGCAGCAACCTTTGATCTTCCGGCTATAAAGACTAATCCTAATATCATTAAAACACTAAATATTGCAGCAAAAAGCCACCATGGATTTCCTGATTCCTCAATTGGAATCTGAGGAGGTCTTTCAGGAGATAAAAACGAAGAACTACTTACATCAGAAAAAGCTATTTTTACATTACTTGCTTTAACTTTAGGACTTGCAGCTCTTGCTACTAATTCTTTTAAATCATTTACAGGCGTATCCATCGGAATAGCAGCTTTATCAAGCGTAACTGCAATTGATATTTCTTCAATCATGCCAGGATTTTTAACTTCAGAAATTTGCGTTCTACCAACACCATATTGAACTTCTTCAGCAGTTCTTCCATAGTTCCTATCAGATGCAGAATCGCCTGCTACAGGCAGACCTCCTGGAACGTAGGAACTGACAGCTGAACTATATTTATTTACATCTGATGATCTGTCACCTAAACTTTCTCTAAATCTTTGTGAATTTAAAACTGAAGATTGTTTTGGATTATATATTATTTTACTAGCTTCAAGAGGTGCTTCTCTTAGATAAGTACTTACTGTTACTACGTAATTTCCTTTACCAAGTAAACGATCCAACTGAACCATGACCTTATTTTTCATATATTGATCTTTTTCTTCAAGCAAAGTCAGCATATCCTCTTCAGGACCCATTAAACTTGAATATACACTACCGTTAGTGTCAGTTATAGATATATTTTTTGCTTCTAATCCTTGTACACTACCCATTAACAAATTAGTAATTGTTCTTATTTTGTCACGGTCTAACTTATCTTCTCCATTTGAATCTTCTCCAGGAGGAGGAAGAGTCACCTGCACAGTAGCTGTAATAGGCTTTTGCATAGAAGCGAACATAGTATTTTCAGGGATAGAAACAAATACTGAAGCATCTTCAATAGGATGAATTTTCTTTATTAATCTTGCTAATTCACCATTAATTGCTCTGGCAAGTCTAATTCTTTTATCTTCTCTTGAAGACTGAAAATCCCCTTTATCAAATATTTCAAGGCCGATATTTTTATCCATAATACCACTTCTTACAATTGTAAGAAATGCTCTATCTCTTTGACCTCTGGTAGTACTTTTATCAAGAATAAGTGCAGATTTTGAACCTTCTGCTTCTCTATCAACCTTAATCCCTTCTCTTGCAAGTAGCGATTGAATTTCCAGAGCTTTACCAAGATTATCTGTCATAAGTAAAGTGCGTTCATACTCTGTTTTAAGCTTTTCATCTTCAACCTTTTTTTCTTCACCACCAAATTTGCTGCCAAAAACAATTGCCAGGATGATTATTAGAACTACACCACCTATAATTGCACCTAATGCCGCCTTATTTTGCAATAATTTGTCCATAGATACTCAATCACTTCTTTCTCATCTTTAAAATTAAAGGTTTAGATAATCAACATTAACATATAATATTTTATACCTGAATCGATATAACTTTCTCATACGCTTGTACTACTTTTGATGTAATTTGAGTAGCAACATTTATACCCAATTCAGCTTTTGATATTGCAATCATTACATCATGGATGTCAGCACCATTACCAAGCATAGCATCCTGCATTACCTGATCAGGAGCTTTTACTGTGCTATCCAGTTCTTTAACCATTCCTGTTAAAACTTCTTTAAATTGAGGAACTTCAGGAGACGTACCCATAGCATTCAAACGCATTGGATTTTGGAATGTATTTAATTTAGTTTCTGCTATGTCTTCTCTTAGTTGTACTTTAGGAATATAGTGATTATTCATAATTAAGCTCCTTCAGCTTTTTGACTTAAATAATTAGAAAGAATGTTTTTTACATAGTTTTGGGTTTCTTTAAATGGCGGTATGCCACCATATTTATCAACATTACCACCACCCGCATTATATGCAGCAAGGGACAATACGAGANNNNNNNNNNCTCCGCCTTCAATATTTTGCACAGGATCAAATGGATTCGAAACACCAAGCCTCTTTGCCGTTGCTGGCATAAGCTGCATCAAACCCTGTGCGCCGGCAGAAGATACAGCATTAGGATTAAACCCTGATTCCTGTTTTATAACAGCAAGTATTAATCTTTCATCTATATTATGCTTATCGGCTACCTGTTTAACGATATTCTCAATTTGTCCTTTTGATACAGGTGAAGAAGGAGGAACCAACCTAAATTTTAATTCTGATGCAGGAGAAGTCTTCATATAATCAGAAAACTTAACTGGTGGATCAATCTGCTTTGGAGGCTCTATACTTTGAGTATAGCCAGCAATCATATTTTCAATTTGAACTACACGATCTTTAGCAGAACTAGCCCCGCTTTGACTCATTAATTTAGATATTGATTCACTAAACATTTACTATTTGCTCCTCCATCATAATGAAGTTGGATTAATACCCAATCCTACAAT is a window of Candidatus Melainabacteria bacterium RIFOXYA2_FULL_32_9 DNA encoding:
- a CDS encoding 3-deoxy-7-phosphoheptulonate synthase; translation: MLIVMQPQANEEQINKVIDLIKGKGFEAHVSKGEINTVIGAVGGKTIDIRNLELLEGVQEVVKITSSHKLASRAFKKENTVIKINDVEIGGDQLTVIAGPCTVESLDQMEKIAAELNRIGIRILRGGAFKPRTSPYSFQGLGEEGLKILKYVADKYNLIVTSEIMEISQIPLFLKYVDILQVGARNMQNFNLLRELGCINKPVLLKRGLSATIEEWLMSAEYIMSGGNRDVILCERGIRTFETATRNTLDISAIPVVKKLSHLPIVVDPSHAIGIRDKVAPLSRAAVAVGADGIMVEVHHDPDTAICDGAQSLYPHQFEKLIEQLKIIVPVVDKKL
- a CDS encoding flagellar export protein FliJ, with translation MPFVYRLQKILNYRIQKKDEQIEVVKKAEQEVHRIQNEIDNNKQTVLELRQNMRMAAHVLMESYDVYIKHINDIIDQLEYQKTLAIQKLQEEREKLVELEKAVKVLEKHKEKAYEQYKDEENKAEMRRLDEVAGLKHFAKSQEIKQEELEELEKILEGKSDFNEF
- a CDS encoding flagellar hook-basal body complex protein FliE, whose translation is MNNHYIPKVQLREDIAETKLNTFQNPMRLNAMGTSPEVPQFKEVLTGMVKELDSTVKAPDQVMQDAMLGNGADIHDVMIAISKAELGINVATQITSKVVQAYEKVISIQV